In Streptomyces sp. NBC_00306, a single genomic region encodes these proteins:
- a CDS encoding globin domain-containing protein has translation MDDDIYDDIHVVRASLERVRRRAAHVVRYFYAHLFTHHPELRPLFPPAMDDQYDRLFTALVHVVEHLGHPGLPAHLEVLGRDHRKFGILDEDYRAVGESLVAAISHHSPDSWDRRTEASWQRVYDYAACAMTGGARRSYATGEPAWWAATILSHRLHGDHTAVVRASVSEPYSWLPGQYATIEHPELPGVWRPYSLAGRPGDSHVLEFHVGRVPGGQLSNVLCDRTEPGQVLRLGAASGSALTPPPDTGAVTLIAAGTGWAPVKSVLDALLSRRPAPRIRIDVVARGESHFYDGAALDDILRKHPCLSAYWWYQERGEGRMRAAERLHTHLRERRDWPGETVYLCGPVMFVHETAELLHECGLPEGALIRDPLPSSVRARGHVSHAEAFLDPPPVNWIDPDARTRPLDLPLPLPQSTIGH, from the coding sequence ATGGACGACGACATATATGACGACATTCATGTGGTCAGAGCCAGTCTGGAGCGGGTCCGACGCCGGGCCGCTCATGTGGTCCGGTACTTCTACGCACATTTGTTCACCCACCATCCCGAGCTGCGCCCGCTGTTCCCACCCGCCATGGACGACCAGTACGACCGGCTGTTCACCGCCCTCGTCCATGTGGTGGAGCACCTCGGGCACCCGGGACTCCCCGCGCATCTGGAGGTCCTGGGCCGCGACCACCGCAAGTTCGGGATTCTGGACGAGGACTACCGGGCGGTCGGCGAGAGCCTCGTCGCCGCGATCAGCCACCACAGCCCGGATTCGTGGGACCGGCGCACGGAGGCGTCCTGGCAGCGGGTGTACGACTACGCCGCCTGCGCCATGACCGGCGGGGCGCGCCGGTCCTATGCCACCGGCGAGCCTGCCTGGTGGGCGGCGACCATCCTGTCGCACCGGCTCCACGGCGATCACACGGCGGTCGTGCGCGCGTCCGTGTCCGAGCCCTACTCCTGGCTCCCCGGCCAGTACGCGACGATCGAACACCCGGAGCTGCCGGGCGTGTGGCGGCCCTACTCGCTCGCGGGACGCCCGGGCGACAGCCATGTGCTCGAATTCCATGTGGGCCGCGTGCCGGGCGGTCAGCTCAGCAATGTGCTGTGCGACCGGACCGAGCCGGGCCAGGTGCTGCGGCTCGGCGCCGCCTCGGGTTCCGCGCTCACCCCGCCGCCCGACACCGGCGCCGTCACCCTCATCGCCGCCGGCACGGGCTGGGCCCCGGTCAAGTCCGTCCTGGACGCACTGCTCTCCCGCAGGCCCGCACCCCGTATCCGTATCGACGTCGTGGCCCGCGGCGAGTCGCACTTCTACGACGGCGCGGCCCTGGACGACATCCTGCGCAAGCACCCCTGTCTGAGCGCCTATTGGTGGTACCAGGAACGCGGTGAGGGCCGGATGCGGGCCGCGGAACGGCTGCACACACATCTGCGGGAACGCCGGGACTGGCCCGGCGAGACGGTCTACCTCTGCGGGCCGGTGATGTTCGTGCACGAGACCGCGGAGTTACTGCACGAATGCGGGCTGCCGGAGGGCGCGCTCATCCGTGATCCGCTGCCCTCGTCGGTCAGAGCGCGCGGTCACGTCTCCCATGCGGAGGCCTTTCTCGACCCGCCGCCGGTGAACTGGATCGACCCGGACGCCCGCACCCGCCCGCTCGATCTCCCGCTCCCCCTGCCGCAGAGCACGATCGGTCACTGA
- a CDS encoding carbohydrate-binding protein, whose amino-acid sequence MSLRRLPAWAAPLAALALVLSGAPVPAAAAAAPAAIPPSDYQQVQLAYGAAELGEAMSLAVLPDRSVLHTARDGTVRYTDPAGNTKVAGKLDVYTHDEEGLQGVAADPGFAANRHVYLYYSPKLSTPAGDAPVTGTAADFEQWKGHLNLSRFTLRSDGTLDPASEKVVLEVPNDRGQCCHVGGDIDFDTAGNLYLTTGDDTNPFESSGYSPIDERADRNPQFDAQRSSGNTNDLRGKVLRIKPQPDGSYTVPAGNLFAPGTARTRPEIYAMGFRNPFRMSVDRATGVVYLGDYGPDAGGTDPNRGPGGQVEFDRITGPGNYGWPYCTGTNTASETYNEYTFPSGPGAAKYNCAGGPANNSFRNTGLATLPAAKPSWIKYGDAGSPPEFGGGSESPMGGEVYRYDAGLNSSVKFPQSLDGRYFASEYGRRWIKAVEVRSDGSYGLIEDFPWTGTQVMDSDFGPDGALYVLDYGSGSGNQALYRIEYIGGSNRNPIAKAAVDKTSGPTPLTVAFSSQGSSDPEGKALTYSWNFGDGTTSTAANPGHTYTTAGTYRPTLTVRDPEGLTGTASLVVTAGNTAPTVTLTTPADGALFSFGDTVPFTVTATDPDDGPVDCAKVKVTYLLGHDSHRHQITSKNGCSGSIAVPADGEHDSAANLYGVFDAEYTDNGGLTSHSVRILQPRHRQAEHFTAQSGIQTADHGAAEGAKTVGFTDNGDWVSFQPYALSNARSVTARVSSGGVGGTLEVRAGSATGTLLGSMAVAPTGGWENFTDVSTNLANAPSGTTTLYLVFKGVTGQGNLFDVDAFTFATGAPTGPKTVEGEAFTSGSGVQPAAHGNASGGQTLGYIENGDWAGYASVATAGAKTFSAKVSSGGAGGTVEIRAGSATGTLLGTVAVAPTGGWETFTTVSTTLTATGTGPLFLRFTGGSGSLLDIDTFTLG is encoded by the coding sequence ATGTCCTTACGCCGTCTTCCGGCATGGGCGGCACCACTCGCCGCCCTCGCGCTGGTGCTGTCCGGCGCACCGGTGCCCGCCGCGGCCGCCGCGGCGCCGGCCGCCATCCCGCCCTCCGACTACCAGCAGGTCCAACTCGCTTACGGGGCAGCCGAACTCGGCGAGGCGATGTCCCTCGCCGTCCTTCCGGACCGCTCCGTCCTGCACACCGCGCGCGACGGCACGGTCCGGTACACGGACCCCGCGGGCAACACCAAGGTCGCCGGCAAGCTGGACGTCTACACCCATGACGAGGAAGGACTCCAGGGCGTGGCGGCCGACCCCGGCTTCGCCGCCAACCGCCATGTCTACCTCTACTACTCGCCCAAGCTGAGCACCCCCGCCGGCGACGCCCCGGTCACCGGCACCGCCGCCGACTTCGAGCAGTGGAAGGGACATCTGAATCTGTCCCGGTTCACGCTCAGGAGCGACGGGACACTCGACCCCGCCAGCGAGAAGGTCGTCCTCGAAGTCCCCAACGACCGTGGGCAGTGCTGCCATGTCGGCGGTGACATCGACTTCGACACCGCCGGGAACCTCTATCTGACCACCGGCGACGACACCAACCCGTTCGAGTCCAGCGGCTACAGCCCCATCGACGAACGGGCCGACCGCAACCCGCAGTTCGACGCCCAGCGCTCCTCCGGGAACACCAACGACCTGCGGGGCAAGGTCCTGCGGATCAAGCCACAGCCCGACGGCAGTTACACCGTCCCGGCAGGCAACCTCTTCGCACCCGGCACCGCCAGGACCCGGCCGGAGATCTACGCGATGGGATTCCGCAACCCGTTCCGGATGTCCGTCGACCGTGCCACGGGAGTTGTCTACCTCGGTGACTACGGCCCCGACGCCGGCGGTACCGACCCGAACCGGGGCCCCGGCGGTCAGGTGGAGTTCGACCGCATCACCGGCCCCGGCAACTACGGATGGCCGTACTGCACCGGCACCAACACCGCCTCGGAGACGTACAACGAGTACACCTTCCCGAGCGGACCCGGCGCCGCCAAGTACAACTGCGCCGGCGGGCCGGCCAACAACTCCTTCCGCAACACCGGACTCGCCACCCTTCCCGCCGCGAAGCCCAGCTGGATCAAATACGGCGACGCGGGCTCCCCGCCCGAATTCGGCGGCGGCTCCGAGTCGCCCATGGGCGGCGAGGTGTACCGGTACGACGCGGGCCTCAACTCCTCGGTGAAGTTTCCGCAGTCGCTCGACGGGCGCTACTTCGCCTCCGAGTACGGACGCCGCTGGATCAAGGCCGTGGAGGTCAGGTCCGACGGCTCGTACGGCCTGATCGAGGACTTCCCCTGGACCGGCACACAGGTCATGGACTCCGACTTCGGCCCCGACGGCGCTCTGTACGTCCTCGACTACGGCTCGGGCAGCGGCAATCAGGCGCTGTACCGCATCGAGTACATCGGCGGCAGCAACCGCAACCCCATCGCCAAGGCCGCCGTCGACAAGACCTCCGGGCCCACACCGCTCACGGTCGCCTTCTCCTCACAGGGCAGTTCCGACCCCGAGGGCAAAGCCCTGACGTACTCCTGGAACTTCGGTGACGGCACGACGTCGACAGCCGCCAACCCCGGACACACGTACACGACGGCGGGCACCTACCGCCCGACGCTGACCGTACGCGATCCCGAGGGTCTGACCGGCACCGCGAGCCTGGTCGTCACGGCGGGCAACACCGCACCGACCGTCACCCTGACGACTCCCGCGGACGGAGCGCTGTTCTCCTTCGGCGACACCGTGCCCTTCACCGTCACCGCGACCGACCCCGATGACGGGCCGGTCGACTGCGCCAAGGTGAAGGTCACCTATCTGCTCGGGCACGACAGCCACCGGCACCAGATCACCTCGAAGAACGGCTGCTCCGGCTCCATCGCCGTCCCGGCCGACGGCGAGCACGACAGCGCCGCCAACCTCTACGGCGTGTTCGACGCCGAGTACACCGACAACGGCGGACTGACCTCCCACAGCGTCCGCATCCTCCAGCCCAGGCACCGGCAGGCGGAGCACTTCACTGCTCAGTCCGGTATCCAGACGGCGGACCACGGAGCCGCCGAGGGCGCCAAGACGGTCGGCTTCACGGACAACGGGGACTGGGTCTCCTTCCAGCCGTACGCGCTCTCCAACGCCAGGAGCGTGACGGCACGGGTCTCCTCGGGTGGCGTCGGCGGAACCCTCGAAGTGAGGGCGGGCTCGGCGACCGGCACCCTGCTGGGCAGCATGGCCGTCGCGCCGACCGGCGGCTGGGAGAACTTCACCGATGTGTCGACGAACCTGGCGAACGCCCCGTCCGGCACCACCACCCTCTACCTCGTATTCAAGGGAGTGACGGGCCAGGGGAACCTCTTCGACGTCGACGCGTTCACCTTCGCCACCGGCGCACCCACCGGACCGAAGACCGTCGAGGGTGAGGCGTTCACCTCCGGGTCCGGCGTCCAGCCCGCGGCCCACGGCAACGCGAGCGGCGGCCAGACACTCGGCTACATCGAGAACGGCGACTGGGCCGGCTACGCCTCCGTCGCCACGGCCGGTGCGAAGACCTTCTCCGCCAAGGTGTCGTCCGGCGGAGCCGGCGGCACCGTCGAGATCCGCGCCGGCTCCGCCACCGGCACCCTGCTCGGCACGGTCGCGGTCGCGCCGACCGGCGGCTGGGAGACCTTCACCACCGTCTCCACCACGCTCACCGCCACGGGCACCGGACCTCTGTTCCTCCGGTTCACCGGCGGGTCCGGCTCCCTCCTCGACATCGACACCTTCACCCTCGGCTGA
- a CDS encoding ThuA domain-containing protein, translated as MHRTPGRRSLALLATLALGLAGAVTVPATAAAADYDVLVFSKTAGFRHDSIPAGIDAIRSLGTADNFSVTATEDSAAFTASHLAGYEAVVFLNTTGDVLGDAQQNALQSYVDAGGGFLGVHAAADTEYGWPHYEQLVGARFQSHPAIQRATVKTEDRSHPATTHLGADWSRTDEWYNYRSNPRAGVRVLQSLDESSYSGGEMGGDHPITWCHPQGSGRSFYTGLGHTAESYADPAFRSLLLGGIRYAAGIAPADCSPRGGTGPKTVEGESYTSGSGVQPAAHANASGGQTLGYIENGDWAGYASVATAGARTFTAKVSSAGAGGTIEVRAGSATGTLLGSVRVAPTGGWETFTTVSTTLTATGSGPLFLRFTGGSGALFDIDTFTLATAPPVTEALSQNVHLFYYPWYGTPAGQGSWRHWQQGGRTPPDDIGADLYPALGPYDSGDTTGAVDQHMRWTAQSGAGVLVYSWWGRGGYEDGIARRVMDAAQRHGIKVAWHIEPYAGRTAQSVVDDIRYLNSTYGGHPAFYRDAAHGNRSAFYIFESLRIADWTALDQVTASSIVLAQTTDTTKIAHFSGLYTYDGIAGATAPGWKQAGDYARANNLIWAPSVAPGYVDDRAVPGNTTPTLGRSNGATYDKEWNNALDPAIGGSPAWVSVTSFNEWHEGSSIEPAAANPPAGHGYQTYSGAYGKTGAAAETAYLDRTKYWVGEFEKLRAARRP; from the coding sequence ATCCACCGCACGCCCGGACGCCGCTCCCTGGCGTTACTCGCCACCCTGGCGCTCGGACTCGCCGGGGCAGTGACCGTGCCCGCCACCGCGGCCGCGGCCGACTACGACGTGCTCGTGTTCTCCAAGACGGCCGGCTTCCGGCACGACTCGATCCCGGCCGGGATCGATGCCATCCGCTCGCTCGGCACCGCCGACAACTTCTCCGTCACCGCCACCGAGGACAGCGCCGCTTTCACCGCCTCCCATCTCGCGGGCTACGAAGCCGTCGTCTTCCTCAACACGACGGGCGACGTGCTCGGCGACGCGCAGCAGAACGCGCTCCAGTCGTACGTCGACGCGGGCGGCGGCTTCCTCGGCGTCCACGCGGCCGCCGACACCGAATACGGCTGGCCGCACTACGAACAGCTCGTCGGCGCCCGCTTCCAGAGCCATCCCGCGATCCAGCGGGCCACCGTGAAGACCGAGGACCGCTCGCACCCCGCGACCACCCACCTCGGAGCCGACTGGAGCCGGACCGACGAGTGGTACAACTACCGCTCCAACCCCCGGGCCGGGGTCCGCGTCCTGCAGAGCCTGGACGAATCCTCGTACAGCGGCGGCGAGATGGGCGGGGACCACCCCATCACCTGGTGCCATCCGCAGGGTTCGGGACGCTCGTTCTACACCGGTCTCGGCCACACCGCCGAGTCGTACGCCGACCCCGCGTTCCGCTCGCTGCTGCTCGGCGGCATCCGCTACGCGGCAGGCATCGCCCCCGCCGACTGCAGCCCGCGGGGCGGAACCGGGCCGAAGACCGTCGAGGGGGAGTCCTACACCTCGGGGTCGGGCGTGCAGCCCGCGGCCCACGCCAACGCGAGCGGCGGCCAGACGCTCGGGTACATCGAGAACGGTGACTGGGCGGGCTACGCGTCCGTCGCCACGGCCGGCGCCCGGACCTTCACGGCGAAGGTCTCCTCGGCAGGAGCCGGGGGCACCATCGAGGTACGGGCGGGTTCCGCGACGGGCACGCTGCTCGGCTCGGTGCGCGTCGCGCCGACCGGCGGCTGGGAGACCTTCACCACCGTCTCGACGACCCTCACCGCGACCGGGAGTGGCCCCCTGTTCCTCCGCTTCACCGGCGGCTCGGGTGCTCTCTTCGACATCGACACCTTCACCCTCGCGACGGCGCCGCCGGTGACCGAGGCCCTCTCGCAGAACGTGCACCTCTTCTACTACCCCTGGTACGGCACGCCCGCGGGTCAGGGAAGCTGGCGGCACTGGCAGCAGGGCGGTCGCACCCCGCCCGACGACATCGGCGCCGACCTCTACCCGGCCCTCGGGCCGTACGACTCCGGGGACACCACCGGAGCGGTGGACCAGCACATGCGATGGACGGCGCAGTCGGGTGCGGGCGTACTCGTCTACAGCTGGTGGGGCCGCGGCGGTTACGAGGACGGCATCGCCCGCCGGGTCATGGACGCCGCCCAGCGCCACGGGATCAAGGTGGCCTGGCACATCGAACCGTACGCGGGGCGCACCGCGCAGTCCGTCGTCGACGACATCCGCTACCTGAACTCGACCTACGGCGGCCACCCCGCCTTCTACCGGGACGCCGCCCACGGCAACCGCTCGGCCTTCTACATCTTCGAGAGCCTGCGGATCGCCGACTGGACGGCGCTCGACCAGGTCACGGCGAGCAGCATCGTTCTCGCGCAGACCACCGACACGACGAAGATCGCCCACTTCTCCGGTCTCTACACCTACGACGGCATCGCGGGGGCCACTGCCCCCGGCTGGAAGCAGGCCGGTGACTACGCCCGCGCGAACAACCTCATCTGGGCCCCCTCGGTCGCGCCCGGCTATGTCGACGACCGTGCCGTGCCCGGCAACACCACACCCACACTGGGCCGTTCGAACGGCGCCACCTACGACAAGGAGTGGAACAACGCGCTCGATCCGGCGATCGGCGGCTCCCCGGCATGGGTCTCCGTGACGTCCTTCAACGAGTGGCACGAGGGCAGCTCCATCGAGCCCGCCGCGGCCAACCCGCCTGCCGGGCACGGCTATCAGACCTACTCGGGTGCCTACGGGAAGACCGGCGCCGCGGCCGAGACGGCGTATCTCGACCGTACGAAGTACTGGGTCGGCGAGTTCGAGAAACTGCGAGCCGCGCGACGCCCCTGA
- a CDS encoding Pls/PosA family non-ribosomal peptide synthetase, with amino-acid sequence MVGKPVEALAPGPAESAVVRKNGYDTATAPSEQTPPVPVGQTPTAPTEPSAAGTEQILAEMLADVAGVPEVSADSHFFDELGADSLVMAHFCARIRKRADLPSVSMKDVYRNPTIHSLATALTDAPQPSTPVEPPPAPVPTARTSLWEYVLCGALQLLAFVGYSCVIAFITARGYEWISAGSGVADIYLRSVVFGAVGFLVLCSLPVVVKWTVMGRWKPREIRVWSLGYVRFWLVKTLVRANPLVLFVGSPLYTFYLRLLGAKVGRGVVIFSRNMPVCTDLFAVGDGTVIRKDSFFACYRAHAGRIQTGPVTLGRDVTVSEATVLDIGSSMADGAQLAHASSLHSGQTVPAGEHWHGSPAVPADSAVDFRGVGPAGCGAVRRAVHSVLQLLTALLLYMPLAVGVVGLMFSQVPQFAAALEPGPAALTSWTFYVEALVASVVLFFGAIPVGLLIMTTLPRLFNRAMTPGRVYPLYGIHYGMHRAIVLLTNRKFMTRLFGDSSAIVHYLRTLGYQLSPVEQTGSNFGTDVKHETPYLSSVGTGTMIADGLSMVNADFSNTSFSVSRTSIGPHNFLGNRIAYPSRGRTGDNCLLATKVMVPIDGTVREGVGLLGSPSFEIPRSVHRDSTFDQLKNEEELPANLAAKNKHNVVTMVLYLLVRWFYFTWFTLLVAVTAELYASLGALAIALGNLLLLLSGAVYYVLVERAVTALHPLCPVFCSIYDRRFWRRERYWKVPNETWLRIYNGTPYKNLIWRLLGVRLGRRVFDDGCSFTERPLVAVGDNCTLNAGSVVQCHSQEDGTFKSDRSSIGAGCTLGVGAFVHYGVTVGDGAELAPDSFLMKGEAVPQNARWTGNPARPIGRDTGEQWR; translated from the coding sequence ATGGTGGGAAAGCCCGTTGAAGCACTGGCCCCCGGCCCGGCGGAATCCGCCGTGGTCCGGAAAAACGGGTACGACACCGCCACCGCCCCAAGCGAACAGACCCCCCCAGTCCCGGTCGGGCAGACACCCACCGCGCCAACCGAACCGTCCGCCGCCGGAACCGAGCAGATCCTCGCCGAGATGCTGGCCGACGTCGCGGGCGTCCCGGAGGTGTCGGCCGACAGCCACTTCTTCGACGAACTCGGCGCCGACTCACTGGTGATGGCACATTTCTGCGCACGCATCAGAAAGCGCGCGGATCTGCCATCGGTCTCCATGAAGGACGTATACCGGAATCCGACGATCCACAGCCTCGCCACGGCGCTCACCGACGCACCACAGCCCTCCACCCCCGTCGAGCCACCGCCTGCTCCCGTACCGACGGCTCGTACGAGCCTGTGGGAGTACGTCCTGTGCGGAGCGCTGCAACTGCTTGCTTTCGTCGGCTACTCCTGTGTCATCGCGTTCATCACCGCGCGGGGCTACGAGTGGATCTCCGCCGGGTCGGGTGTGGCCGACATCTATCTGCGGTCGGTCGTGTTCGGCGCCGTCGGCTTCCTGGTGCTGTGCTCCCTGCCGGTCGTGGTGAAGTGGACGGTCATGGGCCGGTGGAAGCCGCGCGAGATACGGGTCTGGAGCCTGGGTTACGTACGGTTCTGGCTCGTCAAGACGCTGGTGCGGGCGAACCCGCTGGTGCTGTTCGTCGGCTCGCCGCTCTACACCTTCTATCTGCGGCTGCTGGGAGCGAAGGTCGGCCGGGGTGTCGTGATCTTCTCCCGGAACATGCCGGTGTGCACCGACCTCTTCGCGGTCGGCGACGGAACCGTCATCCGCAAGGACTCGTTCTTCGCCTGCTACCGGGCCCACGCCGGCCGCATCCAGACGGGCCCGGTCACGCTCGGGCGGGACGTGACCGTCAGCGAGGCGACCGTGCTCGACATCGGGAGCTCCATGGCGGACGGGGCCCAACTGGCCCACGCCTCCTCGCTGCACAGCGGACAGACGGTCCCCGCCGGAGAACACTGGCACGGATCCCCCGCCGTTCCGGCCGACAGCGCGGTGGACTTCCGCGGAGTGGGACCGGCCGGCTGCGGTGCCGTGCGACGGGCCGTGCACAGCGTCCTTCAGCTGCTGACAGCACTGCTCCTCTACATGCCGCTCGCGGTGGGCGTCGTGGGCCTGATGTTCTCCCAGGTGCCGCAGTTCGCCGCGGCCCTGGAGCCCGGGCCCGCGGCGCTGACGAGCTGGACGTTCTACGTCGAGGCGCTGGTGGCCTCGGTCGTGCTCTTCTTCGGTGCCATACCCGTCGGCCTGCTGATCATGACCACGCTGCCCCGGCTGTTCAACCGCGCGATGACACCCGGCCGGGTCTATCCCCTGTACGGAATCCACTACGGGATGCACCGGGCGATCGTCCTCCTCACCAACAGGAAGTTCATGACCCGGCTGTTCGGGGACAGCTCCGCCATCGTCCACTACCTGCGGACGCTCGGGTACCAGCTCTCGCCGGTCGAACAGACCGGATCGAACTTCGGCACGGACGTGAAGCACGAGACGCCGTACCTGAGTTCCGTCGGAACGGGGACGATGATCGCCGACGGCCTGTCGATGGTCAACGCCGACTTCTCGAACACGTCCTTCAGCGTCTCCCGCACCTCGATCGGCCCGCACAACTTCCTCGGGAACAGGATCGCCTACCCGTCGCGGGGCCGGACCGGTGACAACTGCCTGCTCGCCACGAAGGTGATGGTCCCCATCGACGGGACGGTCCGTGAAGGCGTCGGGCTGCTGGGCTCGCCCAGCTTCGAGATCCCCCGGTCCGTCCACCGGGACAGCACGTTCGACCAGCTCAAGAACGAAGAAGAGCTGCCCGCCAACCTCGCCGCCAAGAACAAGCACAACGTCGTCACCATGGTGCTGTATCTGCTGGTGCGGTGGTTCTACTTCACCTGGTTCACACTCCTCGTCGCGGTGACCGCGGAGCTCTACGCCTCGCTCGGCGCGTTGGCGATCGCGCTGGGCAACCTCCTCCTCCTCCTGTCCGGCGCCGTGTACTACGTACTGGTCGAGCGGGCCGTCACCGCTCTGCACCCGCTGTGTCCGGTGTTCTGCTCGATCTACGACCGCCGCTTCTGGCGACGTGAGCGGTACTGGAAGGTGCCCAACGAGACCTGGCTGCGCATCTACAACGGCACCCCGTACAAGAACCTGATCTGGCGGCTGCTGGGAGTCCGGCTCGGCCGCAGAGTCTTCGACGACGGCTGCTCGTTCACGGAGCGCCCCCTGGTCGCCGTCGGCGACAACTGCACGCTGAACGCGGGGAGTGTCGTCCAGTGCCACTCCCAGGAGGACGGCACGTTCAAGTCCGACCGCAGCAGCATCGGCGCCGGCTGCACGCTCGGGGTCGGCGCCTTCGTCCACTACGGCGTGACGGTGGGCGACGGCGCGGAGCTGGCCCCCGACTCCTTCCTCATGAAGGGCGAGGCAGTCCCGCAGAACGCCCGGTGGACCGGGAACCCGGCTCGGCCGATCGGCCGGGACACCGGCGAGCAGTGGAGGTAG
- the nagB gene encoding glucosamine-6-phosphate deaminase → MEVVIVPDSAAGGELIAEAMADLLRRKPDALLGVATGSTPLPVYEALAAKVRAEEVDTSRARICQLDEYVGLPFGHPESYRSVVLREVVEPLGLTDEAFMGPDGTAEDVAAACAAYDRALAEAGGVDLQLLGIGTDGHIGFNEPCSSLASRTRIKTLTQQTRQDNARFFSGLDEVPHHVITQGIGTILEARHLVLLATGEAKADAVALAVEGPLAALVPASALQLHPHATVVVDEAAASRLKLGDYFRATFAAKPAWQGL, encoded by the coding sequence GTGGAAGTTGTCATCGTTCCGGATTCCGCCGCGGGCGGCGAGCTCATCGCCGAAGCCATGGCCGACCTGCTGCGACGCAAGCCCGACGCCCTGCTGGGGGTCGCCACGGGGTCGACCCCGCTGCCGGTCTACGAAGCCCTCGCCGCCAAGGTGCGCGCCGAGGAGGTGGACACCTCCCGGGCCCGGATCTGCCAGCTCGACGAGTACGTGGGCCTGCCGTTCGGCCACCCCGAGTCGTACCGGTCGGTGGTTCTGCGCGAGGTCGTCGAACCGCTCGGACTGACCGACGAGGCGTTCATGGGCCCCGACGGCACCGCCGAGGACGTCGCCGCCGCCTGCGCCGCCTACGACCGGGCGCTCGCCGAAGCGGGCGGAGTCGACCTCCAGCTCCTCGGCATCGGCACGGACGGGCACATCGGCTTCAACGAGCCGTGCTCCTCGCTCGCCTCGCGCACCCGGATCAAGACCCTCACGCAGCAGACCCGCCAGGACAACGCCCGGTTCTTCAGCGGTCTCGACGAGGTCCCTCACCATGTGATCACCCAGGGCATCGGCACCATCCTGGAAGCCCGTCATCTGGTCCTGCTGGCCACCGGCGAGGCCAAGGCCGACGCCGTGGCGCTCGCCGTCGAGGGCCCATTGGCCGCCCTGGTCCCCGCCTCCGCGCTGCAACTGCATCCGCACGCCACGGTGGTGGTCGACGAGGCGGCGGCGTCCCGGCTGAAGCTCGGCGACTACTTCCGCGCCACCTTCGCCGCCAAGCCCGCCTGGCAAGGGCTCTAG
- a CDS encoding transporter substrate-binding domain-containing protein — MRITTAAITEDLAPSGVLRASINLGNPVLAQGTPEAPSGITVDIAREVGRRLGVAVELLCFDAARKSYEAMTSGRADLCFLAVDPAREAEVAFTAPYVVIEGMYAVPRDSPFTSAADIDRAGVRIGVKKGSAYDLFLSRTLQHATVVRADEGTEAFRTEGLEVAAGIRQPMTEFVAAHPDTRLIEDRFMQIQQAVGTPVTRRTETVEFLRELVEDLKAGGFVVDSLRRANQSDSLVAPPA, encoded by the coding sequence ATGAGGATCACTACTGCTGCCATCACCGAGGACCTGGCCCCCAGTGGCGTGCTGCGGGCCTCGATCAATCTGGGCAACCCGGTACTGGCCCAGGGCACGCCGGAGGCGCCGTCCGGCATCACGGTCGACATCGCGCGTGAGGTCGGCAGGCGGCTGGGCGTCGCGGTGGAACTCCTCTGCTTCGACGCGGCGCGGAAGTCGTACGAGGCGATGACCTCGGGCCGCGCCGACCTGTGCTTCCTCGCCGTCGATCCCGCGCGGGAGGCCGAAGTGGCCTTCACCGCCCCGTACGTCGTGATCGAGGGCATGTACGCCGTACCCCGCGACTCACCCTTCACCTCCGCCGCCGACATCGACCGCGCCGGTGTGCGCATCGGAGTGAAGAAGGGATCGGCCTACGACCTCTTCCTCTCCCGCACGCTCCAGCACGCGACGGTGGTGCGCGCGGACGAGGGGACCGAGGCGTTCCGCACCGAGGGGCTGGAGGTCGCGGCAGGCATCAGGCAGCCGATGACCGAGTTCGTCGCCGCGCATCCCGACACGCGTCTGATCGAGGACCGCTTCATGCAGATCCAGCAGGCGGTGGGCACGCCGGTCACCCGGCGGACCGAGACCGTCGAGTTCCTCCGGGAGCTCGTCGAGGATCTGAAAGCCGGCGGGTTCGTCGTCGATTCGCTGCGCAGGGCGAACCAGTCGGACAGCCTGGTCGCCCCTCCCGCGTAG